One stretch of Streptomyces sp. MMBL 11-1 DNA includes these proteins:
- a CDS encoding ABC transporter ATP-binding protein: protein MTPAPTAEAPEPPVLDLTRLTRRYGTLTAVDDVSLRLPAGARHAVIGPNGAGKTTLLNLIAGTDRPDHGTIALEGADITRTPTARRSRLGIARSFQQPSVIGELSVLDNVVLAGWPHHPKRRGAWRSPSRYRLHTESAGHHLETVGLADLAHRPAATLSHGQRRMLDLAAALAGDPRLLLLDEPAAGLTDGDIGRLLSILDGLPPSVAVILVEHHVEVVAQFSSTVTVLAAGKVLVTGPTQEVLAHPEVRDAYHGAGPAAGPAAAPGREAGAAAPRRGAGSAGPSTAPVRG from the coding sequence ATGACACCAGCACCGACCGCCGAGGCACCGGAGCCTCCCGTACTGGACCTCACCCGGCTCACCCGCCGGTACGGCACCCTCACCGCCGTCGACGACGTCAGCCTGCGGCTGCCGGCGGGCGCCCGGCACGCCGTCATCGGCCCCAACGGCGCCGGCAAGACCACCCTGCTCAACCTCATCGCGGGCACGGACCGGCCCGACCACGGCACCATCGCCCTGGAAGGCGCCGACATCACCCGGACACCGACGGCCAGGCGCAGTCGGCTCGGCATTGCCCGCAGCTTCCAACAGCCCTCGGTGATCGGTGAGTTGTCGGTGCTGGACAACGTCGTCCTGGCCGGCTGGCCGCACCACCCGAAGCGTCGCGGGGCCTGGCGCAGCCCGTCCCGCTACCGGCTGCACACCGAGTCCGCGGGCCACCATCTGGAGACCGTCGGCCTGGCGGACCTCGCCCACCGGCCGGCGGCCACGCTCTCGCACGGGCAGCGCCGCATGCTCGACCTCGCCGCCGCGCTGGCGGGCGACCCGCGGCTGCTGCTCCTGGACGAGCCGGCGGCCGGGCTGACCGACGGCGACATCGGGCGGCTGCTCTCCATCCTCGACGGCCTGCCGCCGAGCGTCGCGGTCATCCTGGTCGAGCACCACGTCGAGGTCGTCGCCCAGTTCTCCTCCACCGTCACGGTGCTGGCCGCCGGGAAGGTTCTCGTGACCGGCCCGACCCAGGAGGTGCTGGCGCATCCCGAGGTCCGCGACGCGTACCACGGCGCCGGCCCGGCGGCGGGTCCGGCCGCCGCCCCGGGCCGGGAAGCCGGCGCCGCCGCACCGCGCCGGGGGGCCGGGTCCGCCGGACCGTCCACCGCACCAGTGAGAGGATGA
- a CDS encoding ABC transporter substrate-binding protein produces MFFAHSSPRRRRFRPVGAAALALGLAAVTGCSGDSGADDDTVKIGLVASLSGTYEPVGTELRDGFKLYLETHGNKLGGREVELIVADEGDGPPTAVPAATKLVKKDKVDVLTGLVGGGSVNAVLPLVQQAKIPFLGSNARPPVKDIEYVWTTSFLSDEPGRAIAPYIKEKVDGPVYAIGPDYQGGHDELRGFTDEFKRIKGKLANPDGETTWTPFPKTTNFMPYFAEIAKTDAKAVYCFYAGKAAIDFAKQYAQSDIADLPLYTAFVTEGSVLQAQGAAAKDIYSVLNYAADLDNEANRTFAADWTAEHDTQPTTYAMASYDAAAVLDKAIADAAKDGDVTPQTINKAIAGLGQIDSPRGAWEFGDKAHSPVQTWYLRQVRPDGSQLANVMVQDLATLGS; encoded by the coding sequence ATGTTCTTCGCCCACTCCAGCCCCCGCCGCCGCAGATTCCGGCCGGTCGGCGCCGCCGCCCTCGCCCTCGGCCTGGCAGCCGTCACCGGTTGCAGCGGCGACAGCGGCGCCGACGACGACACCGTGAAGATCGGTCTGGTGGCCTCCCTGTCGGGCACCTACGAGCCGGTCGGCACGGAGCTGCGGGACGGCTTCAAGCTGTATCTGGAGACCCACGGCAACAAACTGGGCGGCCGCGAGGTCGAGCTCATCGTGGCGGACGAGGGCGACGGCCCGCCGACCGCCGTGCCGGCGGCCACCAAGCTGGTCAAGAAGGACAAGGTCGACGTGTTGACGGGCCTGGTCGGCGGCGGTTCGGTCAACGCGGTGCTACCGTTGGTCCAGCAGGCCAAGATCCCCTTCCTGGGGTCGAACGCCCGGCCGCCGGTCAAGGACATCGAATACGTGTGGACGACGAGCTTCCTGTCCGACGAGCCGGGCCGGGCCATCGCCCCGTACATCAAGGAAAAGGTCGACGGACCGGTCTACGCGATCGGCCCCGACTACCAGGGCGGCCACGACGAACTACGCGGCTTCACCGACGAGTTCAAGCGGATCAAGGGGAAGCTCGCCAACCCGGACGGCGAGACCACCTGGACGCCGTTCCCGAAGACGACCAACTTCATGCCGTACTTCGCGGAGATCGCCAAGACGGACGCCAAGGCGGTGTACTGCTTCTACGCCGGCAAGGCCGCGATCGACTTCGCCAAGCAGTACGCCCAGTCGGACATCGCCGATCTGCCGCTGTACACGGCCTTCGTCACCGAGGGAAGCGTTCTCCAGGCCCAGGGCGCCGCGGCGAAGGACATCTACTCCGTCCTGAACTACGCGGCCGACCTCGACAACGAGGCGAACCGCACGTTCGCCGCCGACTGGACCGCGGAGCACGACACGCAGCCCACCACCTACGCGATGGCGTCGTACGACGCGGCCGCCGTACTGGACAAGGCGATCGCCGACGCGGCGAAGGACGGCGACGTGACGCCGCAGACCATCAACAAGGCCATCGCGGGTCTCGGCCAGATCGACAGCCCGCGCGGCGCCTGGGAGTTCGGCGACAAGGCCCACTCGCCGGTACAGACGTGGTACCTGCGCCAGGTGCGGCCGGACGGCTCCCAGTTGGCCAACGTCATGGTCCAGGACCTGGCGACGCTCGGCAGCTGA
- a CDS encoding branched-chain amino acid ABC transporter permease has product MDLLDAHLIPAVDGVAFGLLLFVVAAGLSLAFGTAGVLNLSHGTLYAIGAYTGAELSDGTWGGLALGLAAGTAAACVAGVGLSAATAPLARRGHLAQALLTFGLALIGGDLLIQLFGADELPVRVPEALDSSVTLLGHRYPAYRLCFIVMAVLLAAFGTWVLTRTRMGAAVRASADDPQMLAATGHNPRAVHTGVLAAAGALAGAAGVLGAPIIGPGPGTSENVLMLSLVVVVLGGLRSLWATFFAAVAVGEVQTLGVSLAPDLAPYLLFAAMAAVLVLRSRFAEPATAHGPEGPAPDPVARLRSHLAGRLRRRPLGTPRPPGAAAASGTPAASEATGADRSGAAPRGHAGRLAAWTGRLPGGAAWRRAAPLLVLLVVLISLPALLDAYSISLAGSALALGLLAVSVTILTGYAGLPTLGQTAPFAVGAYATANLADAGWTVGPVQIVLSALAAAVFSAVVGPAVIRARGTTVLMITLAIGELTGAVVNQLKSVTGGADGLVGFPATRALWGGEGMLEESELYNYALAVAVVAVSVTLLVLRSPAGKLLTGTRGAEARMRASGHPVGRYLLVAHVCAGALAGVGGSLMVTVQQYLSPADVGFEIAAFALLAVVIGGSTSVIGALLGAGLIVATRDWVAGSWPGHGPLLLGVLFVATVYVLPRGLAGLLGGSGGGSGPPSGPPVTEDRPPSAPAPNPAEKVSP; this is encoded by the coding sequence ATGGATCTCCTCGATGCCCACCTCATACCGGCGGTGGACGGAGTGGCCTTCGGGCTGCTGCTGTTCGTGGTCGCCGCCGGCCTGAGCCTCGCCTTCGGTACGGCCGGTGTGCTGAATCTGTCGCACGGCACGCTGTACGCGATCGGCGCCTACACGGGGGCCGAGCTGAGCGACGGGACCTGGGGTGGTCTCGCCCTCGGCCTGGCCGCCGGAACCGCGGCGGCGTGCGTCGCCGGGGTGGGGCTGTCCGCCGCGACGGCGCCGCTGGCGCGGCGTGGGCATCTCGCGCAGGCGCTGCTGACGTTCGGGCTCGCCCTGATCGGCGGTGATCTGCTCATCCAGCTCTTCGGGGCGGACGAACTGCCCGTACGCGTCCCCGAGGCGCTCGACTCCTCGGTGACGCTGCTGGGGCACCGCTACCCCGCCTACCGGCTCTGCTTCATCGTGATGGCCGTGCTGCTCGCGGCGTTCGGGACCTGGGTGCTGACCCGGACCCGGATGGGTGCGGCGGTACGGGCCTCCGCCGACGATCCGCAGATGCTCGCGGCCACCGGTCACAACCCCCGGGCGGTGCACACCGGTGTCCTCGCGGCGGCGGGCGCGCTGGCCGGGGCGGCGGGCGTGCTCGGGGCGCCGATCATCGGCCCCGGCCCCGGTACGTCCGAGAACGTGCTGATGCTGTCCCTCGTGGTGGTCGTGCTCGGCGGGCTGCGCTCCCTGTGGGCGACCTTCTTCGCGGCGGTCGCGGTGGGCGAGGTGCAGACGCTGGGCGTCTCGCTGGCGCCCGATCTGGCGCCGTACCTGCTCTTCGCCGCGATGGCGGCGGTGCTGGTGCTGCGCTCCCGCTTCGCGGAGCCGGCGACGGCGCACGGGCCCGAGGGCCCCGCCCCGGATCCGGTCGCCCGGCTCCGGAGTCACCTGGCCGGCCGTCTGCGACGACGGCCGCTCGGGACGCCCCGGCCGCCGGGAGCGGCAGCGGCGTCGGGGACACCTGCCGCGTCGGAGGCGACCGGGGCGGACCGTTCCGGCGCGGCGCCCCGCGGGCACGCCGGTCGCCTGGCGGCGTGGACGGGGCGGCTGCCGGGCGGGGCCGCGTGGCGCCGGGCGGCCCCGCTGCTCGTCCTGCTCGTCGTGCTGATCTCCCTGCCCGCCCTGCTCGACGCGTACAGCATCTCGCTGGCCGGATCCGCCCTGGCCCTGGGGCTGCTCGCGGTCAGTGTCACCATCCTCACCGGCTACGCCGGACTGCCCACCCTCGGGCAGACCGCGCCGTTCGCCGTGGGCGCGTACGCCACCGCGAACCTCGCGGACGCGGGGTGGACCGTGGGTCCGGTCCAGATCGTCCTCTCGGCGCTCGCCGCCGCCGTCTTCTCCGCGGTGGTGGGGCCGGCGGTGATCCGGGCCCGTGGCACCACCGTCCTGATGATCACGCTCGCCATCGGCGAGCTGACCGGCGCGGTCGTCAACCAGCTCAAGTCCGTCACCGGCGGCGCCGACGGTCTCGTCGGCTTCCCGGCCACGCGGGCGCTGTGGGGCGGGGAGGGGATGCTGGAGGAGAGCGAGCTGTACAACTACGCGCTCGCCGTCGCCGTCGTCGCCGTCTCCGTCACCCTGCTCGTCCTGCGCTCGCCGGCGGGGAAGCTGCTGACCGGCACCCGGGGCGCCGAGGCGCGGATGCGCGCCTCCGGGCACCCCGTGGGCCGCTACCTGCTGGTGGCCCACGTCTGCGCGGGCGCCCTGGCCGGAGTGGGCGGTTCGCTGATGGTGACCGTCCAGCAGTACCTCTCCCCCGCCGACGTCGGGTTCGAGATCGCCGCGTTCGCCCTGCTGGCGGTGGTCATCGGCGGTTCGACGTCCGTGATCGGCGCCCTGCTGGGCGCCGGGCTCATCGTCGCCACCCGGGACTGGGTCGCCGGTTCCTGGCCGGGCCACGGGCCGCTGCTGCTCGGCGTGCTCTTCGTCGCCACCGTGTACGTGCTGCCGCGCGGCCTCGCGGGTCTGCTCGGCGGCTCCGGCGGCGGGAGCGGGCCGCCGTCCGGGCCGCCGGTGACCGAGGACCGGCCCCCGTCGGCGCCCGCCCCGAACCCCGCCGAAAAGGTCTCCCCATGA
- a CDS encoding roadblock/LC7 domain-containing protein has protein sequence MTTSSDLSWILSDFAGRLPEVTQAVAVSVDGLALAYTGVERDDAERLAAIASGVVNLLSAAAQLTNTDPVEHSLTAMEGGYMFSMAVSSGASLLVTTTRDADIGEVSYMMSELINQVGDSLSPQVRDPNLPPLR, from the coding sequence ATGACCACCTCCTCCGACCTGAGCTGGATCCTGAGCGATTTCGCCGGGCGTCTCCCGGAAGTCACCCAGGCGGTAGCCGTGTCCGTGGACGGACTCGCGCTGGCGTACACCGGTGTGGAACGGGACGACGCCGAGCGGCTGGCCGCCATCGCGTCCGGCGTCGTCAACCTGCTTTCCGCGGCGGCCCAGTTGACCAACACCGACCCCGTGGAGCACAGTCTCACCGCGATGGAGGGCGGCTACATGTTCTCGATGGCCGTCTCCAGCGGGGCCTCACTCCTCGTCACCACCACCAGGGACGCGGACATCGGTGAGGTCAGCTACATGATGTCCGAACTGATCAACCAGGTCGGCGACTCGCTGTCTCCCCAGGTCCGCGATCCCAACCTGCCGCCCCTTCGCTGA